From Mobula birostris isolate sMobBir1 chromosome 8, sMobBir1.hap1, whole genome shotgun sequence, the proteins below share one genomic window:
- the erfl1 gene encoding ETS domain-containing transcription factor ERF-like, with protein sequence MDCNCVSDLLLTPPMPTLWTPGFAFPDWAYKPESSPGSRQIQLWHFILELLQKEEYHDVIAWQGDYGEFVIKDPDEVAKLWGVRKCKPHMNYDKLSRALRYYYNKRILHKTKGKRFTYKFNFSKVILVNYPLLEMGHSQLLLTPNPFGSTQGPECSSITPETIQSLLNPPRLPDARAGDLRNPIFERAVPSTDNEKHRLETGLAFLSSGTHYYSKPPAVLSAYGRSGHLSEYPWGLPSYPPPPFSLSASKVSPLYPPHYYPGTLAHIPAQVSLLPPSSSASSSSVSSDSVAERVPPPLGPYPRLSLGHKGFPPCPVIQTLRADLAPTPLSSSSSHQPPQLPSAASAPSSSASSGKGLGSAEGGARTWVKSETDSELEVTDLSGSGSEGEGGVDPRPRGRDWCVSSTPLVGQLGTRPHPTRDIPETIPVGVELLRES encoded by the exons ATGGATTGCAACTGTGTCTCGGACCTGCTATTAACTCCCCCAATGCCGACTCTCTGGACGCCAG GCTTTGCATTTCCGGACTGGGCCTACAAGCCGGAGTCGAGCCCCGGGTCACGGCAGATCCAGCTCTGGCACTTCATTCTGGAGCTGCTGCAGAAGGAGGAGTACCATGACGTGATCGCCTGGCAGGGCGACTATGGCGAGTTTGTCATCAAGGACCCCGACGAGGTGGCCAAGCTGTGGGGCGTCCGCAAGTGCAAGCCCCACATGAACTACGACAAGCTGAGCCGGGCGCTGAG GTATTACTACAACAAGCGCATCCTCCACAAGACCAAAGGCAAGAGGTTCACCTACAAGTTCAACTTCAGCAAGGTGATTCTGGTCAACTACCCCCTACTGGAGATGGGACACTCCCAGCTTCTGCTCACGCCCAACCCATTCGGCAGCACCCAGGGTCCCGAATGCAGCAGCATCACTCCTGAG ACAATCCAAAGTTTGTTGAACCCGCCCAGACTCCCTGATGCACGAGCCGGCGATCTGAGAAACCCGATCTTCGAACGGGCTGTCCCGTCCACAGATAACGAGAAACATCGACTGGAGACTGGACTCGCTTTCCTCAGCTCGG GGACCCACTACTACTCCAAGCCTCCCGCCGTGCTGAGCGCCTACGGACGGAGCGGCCATCTCTCCGAGTACCCTTGGGGTCTTCCCTCCTACCCTCCGCCCCCCTTCAGCCTGTCTGCCTCCAAGGTGTCGCCCCTCTACCCTCCTCACTACTACCCGGGCACGCTGGCGCACATCCCTGCCCAGGTCTCCCTCCTGCCTCCCTCTTCCTCCGCTTCCTCCTCCTCTGTTTCCTCCGACTCAGTGGCGGAGAGGGTCCCTCCGCCTCTGGGACCCTACCCCCGCCTCTCCCTCGGTCACAAGGGCTTTCCGCCCTGTCCGGTGATCCAGACGCTGAGGGCGGACCTGGCGCCGACCCCTCTGTCCTCTTCGTCCTCCCACCAACCGCCCCAGCTCCCCTCAGCcgcctctgccccctcctcctccGCGTCCTCGGGTAAGGGGCTGGGTTCTGCGGAGGGAGGGGCGCGGACGTGGGTCAAGTCGGAGACGGACTCGGAACTGGAAGTGACGGACCTCAGCGGCTCCGGCTCGGAGGGAGAGGGCGGAGTTGATCCCCGGCCGAGAGGTCGGGATTGGTGCGTCTCCTCCACACCCCTCGTCGGTCAGCTGGGGACCCGTCCTCACCCTACCCGGGACATCCCGGAAACTATCCCTGTTGGGGTGGAGCTGCTTCGTGAATCCTAA